From Trichoderma atroviride chromosome 1, complete sequence, one genomic window encodes:
- a CDS encoding uncharacterized protein (EggNog:ENOG41), translating into MEPLEQTAPMEASPLSSLCRNAPNGGGFRSLRPPPEGALASNAAPLPCLPVLPPPIFPSRFTLRRRDDARQIRLLPPERYPPPTGPPPRAEASPSRPLPQVPSSPPSPQPAPINHPSPLGSNPPQQPAAMMEQHPQLPFVPSSAPMIRGQEALGLRNALRTGMQLRSDDLRQPTQFPSTERQPDHHVVQARQLSPWNFPGREVVPPASNDSPVEAQWTTGCVMTFEFQREALLTQLYREYLWIFVGGKRFRLPMHLLSESPFWSALTVFESPPQGWSIPDIDPDIFTILIKCVHTASGLRGTESELNLIKLCFAFNLAKKWWMMQDRRKLRTTTYRYIVRRILGCNPNVPEDCRDLDYSHHVYRSEELYRTWELSSKHKSIQKMLSEHDMIALYCCVIPQDIWPALTARFKPEFILLLNVFAAARRNSAGVASGVDYRRWWLHYYRLAGYRDASWLSPDAQYRLFAPLNPDEDKNTQERADFEAVRARGSALVNAFEAQQAQEQQPVTPVALFTPTAPDTSSGEEFDDALEYLPSSEHPQETRRVRFAEFPQVIRFPPQIESVQMTGQDAVLDSSEEETCHEEAARAA; encoded by the exons ATGGAACCTCTCGAGCAAACAGCTCCTATGGAGGCCTCGCCTCTGTCTTCGCTCTGCAGGAATGCTCCCAATGGGGGCGGTTTTCGCAGTCTGCGACCGCCCCCTGAGGGAGCTTTGGCATCGaatgctgctcctcttccctgCCTCCCTGTTTTGCCTCCTCCTATTTTCCCTTCCAGGTTTACTCTTCGCCGGAGGGACGATGCTCGTCAAATCAGGCTGCTGCCTCCGGAACGATATCCTCCCCCCACTGGACCGCCTCCTCGAGCAGAGGCCTCTCCTTcgcggcctcttcctcaagTTCCATCCTCCCCCCCGTCCCCTCAACCCGCCCCCATCAACCACCCCAGCCCTCTGGGGTCAAATCCTCCTCAACAACCTGCTGCCATGATGGAGCAACATCCCCAACTCCCGTTTGTTCCCTCGTCGGCGCCGATGATTCGAGGGCAAGAGGCTCTTGGGTTGCGAAATGCCCTTCGCACCGGCATGCAGTTGAGGTCTGATGACCTGAGGCAGCCAACGCAGTTTCCGTCGACAGAAAGGCAGCCTGATCACCATGTTGTGCAAGCCAGACAGCTATCCCCATGGAATTTTCCAGGTCGA GAAGTTGTTCCTCCAGCATCCAACGATAGCCCTGTTGAGGCACAGTGGACGACAGGGTGTGTAATGACGTTTGAGTTCCAACGAGAGGCTCTTCTAACGCAGTTATATAGGGAATATCTTTGGATTTTTGTTGGAGGCAAGAGATTCAGACTACCGATGCATCTTTTATCCGAAAGCCCGTTCTGGTCTGCGCTGACCGTCTTCGAGTCGCCGCCGCAGGGCTGGTCTATCCCTGATATCGACCCTGATATCTTCACCATTCTCATCAAATGTGTGCACACAGCCTCTGGCTTACGTGGTACTGAGAGTGAACTGAACTTGATCaagctttgctttgcattTAATCTTGCCAAGAAATGGTGGATGATGCAGGACCGAAGAAAGCTTCGGACTACAACCTATCGGTATATCGTCCGACGAATCTTGGGTTGTAACCCAAATGTGCCCGAGGACTGCCGTGATCTTGATTACAGTCACCACGTGTATCGGTCAGAGGAGCTATATCGCACCTGGGAACTTTCCTCGAAGCATAAATCCATCCAAAAGATGCTCTCTGAACACGATATGATTGCGTTGTACTGCTGCGTCATCCCGCAAGACATTTGGCCGGCGTTGACAGCTCGTTTCAAGCCTGAATTTATACTTCTTCTCAATGTCTTTGCGGCAGCACGCAGAAACTCAGCTGGCGTGGCGTCTGGAGTGGACTACCGTAGGTGGTGGCTTCACTACTACCGCCTAGCAGGCTATCGAGATGCAAGCTGGCTGAGCCCTGATGCGCAGTATCGCCTCTTTGCACCGCTGAATCCTGATGAGGATAAGAACACTCAGGAGCGAGCAGACTTTGAGGCAGTTCGAGCACGTGGAAGCGCGTTGGTGAATGCGTTTGAGGCACAGCAagcacaagagcagcagccagttACTCCAGTCGCACTATTCACTCCAACTGCTCCGGATACTTCATCTGGTGAGGAATTCGATGACGCTCTTGAATACCTCCCCTCATCAGAGCACCCCCAGGAGACCCGGCGCGTTCGCTTTGCAGAGTTTCCGCAAGTCATCAGATTTCCTCCTCAAATCGAATCGGTCCAAATGACTGGCCAAGATGCAGTTCTTGATTCAAGTGAAGAGGAGACATGTCACGAAGAAGCCGCGCGTGcagcttga
- a CDS encoding uncharacterized protein (EggNog:ENOG41), which yields MSEKVLEVAANAVQARIRIQKHIYKTPLIPARIAGKSNNAAVLFKAENFQLTGSFKIRGATSKLSSHPADGNLITASSGNHGIGAACAAKALSRNLTVVVPHTVVPTKLAKIKSYGANVILAGDDPGQSEQHAQKLAAEEGYTYVSPYNDAGVVAGQGTIALEILEQSETVDNVFVAMGGGGLISGIGSVLKAFSPRTRVYGVSAIHSKALAESMAAGHVVETEHKSTVADAVAGGIDEDTITLPLAMSVIDQVVECDEEEIKAALRALAFEENMIVEGSAALALAGFNKVAESLANQTSVIVLCGANYDQGLIKSIISS from the coding sequence ATGTCGGAAAAAGTCTTGGAAGTTGCAGCCAACGCTGTCCAAGCAAGAATCCGCATCCAAAAACACATTTACAAAACTCCCCTCATCCCAGCCCGCATAGCCGGCAAGTCCAACAACGCGGCCGTCCTCTTCAAAGCAGAAAACTTCCAACTCACAGGCTCCTTCAAAATCCGGGGCGCAACATCTAAGCTGTCCAGCCACCCCGCCGACGGCAACTTGATCACCGCCTCGTCGGGCAACCACGGCATTGGCGCTGCGTGCGCGGCAAAAGCCCTGTCTCGGAACCTCACCGTCGTGGTCCCTCATACGGTTGTGCCTACTAAATTGGCCAAGATCAAGTCGTATGGGGCGAATGTCATTTTGGCGGGCGATGACCCTGGACAGTCTGAGCAGCATGCGCAGAAACTTGCGGCTGAGGAGGGGTATACATATGTTTCGCCGTATAATGATGCGGGTGTGGTTGCTGGACAAGGAACGATTGCGCTGGAGATTCTGGAACAGAGCGAGACAGTGGACAATGTGTTTGTTgccatgggcggcggcggattGATTAGTGGAATTGGATCTGTTCTCAAGGCCTTCAGTCCGCGTACAAGGGTATATGGCGTTTCAGCAATTCACTCAAAGGCATTGGCCGAATCCATGGCTGCAGGCCATGTCGTCGAAACAGAACACAAGAGCACTGTGGcggatgctgttgctggcggTATTGATGAAGACACAATCACGCTCCCGCTGGCAATGTCTGTAATAGACCAAGTCGTTGAATgtgacgaggaggagatcAAAGCTGCTCTGAGGGCGCTTGCTTTTGAAGAGAACATGATTGTTGAAGGCTCTGCGGCGCTTGCTCTTGCTGGCTTCAACAAGGTTGCGGAGAGCCTCGCCAACCAAACCAGCGTCATTGTTTTATGCGGTGCAAACTATGACCAGGGACTTATCAAGAGCATAATTTCCAGTTGA
- a CDS encoding uncharacterized protein (EggNog:ENOG41), which yields MSAIYSQGFNFTSFIQKGVDPRTGQYTCAVAVIGEPKPCSSLRGENYQVTETTSSVAVKDQKLKSFQFKKNGNRYEVIHKSGQVEVLSNASNTYNTTVPIELHSPTGRQLKLVWVNHGEQPRLQKIKDGIDTLLDIEYGDALVRITRAPNTAEASTLALARRGGRLIELRLPLDGSPSWKFDYDQDAYLTKVKNPAGLEEDIVYTKKGHQLPRGAPQEYIPYVSLHTQSPGNGQPAIKTRYSFSNKNFLGFGSGFDWKEGEDNLYRTREDYRYSSTVQVDGGATTKYTYNRFHLLLSSEMSKGVIETTQTTIYHMLNGRFDEQPAQYQLPKSVQTTYQDTTRRSQRVETTQYAFDDWGNSTQVIQPTGVKIDREYYPPAGEADHCPGDPHKFQRHLKCTTVTPAPSTFKTPISRHQIVYSQLPTAAGAAYASYFVASKEEKTHQDDQEIASLQRSYVNEPASRDHGRLAQDTTRVAGKYPTTTSWTYQRPTLGRLTQATEIKNFDGSTINETASFSLLSGLVLMHQDSAGVQTDFEYDLTGQLVKKTISPGTQYEATERIDYIIVSDKAGYRVTMTDTKGVQTRYFTDGLQRVCRVEEQDDQNQVFRLVQEHTYDSLGQCTAVVDTDWIRTAASIDPVPQQRTRLMSYDDWGHVCRVTESDSVVTSTFMDPVTLTCREDVNGQNKRLTRFNNFGAPTKISLLNRDDSVYATAESMYDGLGRLVEQRDAMGRTTQYQLDVFDRITRTTWPGSRVVDTAFDPQTASAFPISIETNKHVLAGQSFDGLGRVTSRQVGGRTAKNTYEGSAPKPATVITPKGDAYKLTYEPHLNYALMKSLGVNDQSNYRYDAKSFAPLQLDDSYCTNSLDYLPSGLLSKETVCFKNGPKYSATSTYSMAGRLQSYTDPNGQRQEIQYDDQGRPQRLAQGALNVTYAYDDASRLSTSSVQKEGGTSLTTRLAYDDFGREIKRTVSKGNETLYQSSQTYYETGHAKTRCLEDGKGQSLRQEIFQYDELDRLVDYQCTGPQSPTNEKGLQLQRQSFAFGSYDNLTQITSVFQDGSRNVAEYLYNAQDVTQVTLVTNTHPSYDARVDLKYDQNGCLIQDDQLNKLEYDAMSRLTAVTDRKGNLRSQYHYDASGKLVGQVIPGKAEYHLHYRGDKLIGFTSGDQQVSYVSDGARYWGQISKQGNSTDTETWASDGHESIMALIGNDGSEHYQQYTPYGFSNLGDGQNSPSVGFNGQWRDPVTGWYHLGNGYRVYNPVLMVFHSPDSWSPFTSGEINPYAYCLGDPINRIDPSGHFSLFGIEFTWRDVAIMAVGLAVGIAFGVATGGAGFAIEVGLGIAVGAASDVVTGMVYDGATGKGISWSSVGTDAAYGVIGGLVGEGVGRAIGAAGKAAIRGLKGAHEAVSTFVRSAEKLKIAGGKPKAKLSLAPETSLRTRPRVPEIDELHGRIQRAARVDMPDLPTLREQLETLRNTHFNRPEANKTYTWRDPASIDQRLSETEIDKYNHFRDLVRRQGLHPRSAAGEIGDSDFKLLDKNQSQYQLRLSRSGRVSFTFVNNVIDDFQFGHT from the exons ATGTCCGCCATATACTCGCAAGGCTTCAATTTCACCAGCTTTATCCAAAAAGGCGTCGATCCCCGCACTGGCCAGTATACTTGTGCAGTTGCCGT CATCGGCGAGCCAAAACCTTGCTCCTCTCTACGGGGGGAGAATTACCAGGTCACAGAGACCACAAGCTCCGTTGCGGTCAAGGATCAGAAATTGAAAAGCTTCCAGTTCAAGAAGAATGGGAATCGCTACGAGGTCATTCACAAGTCCGGCCAGGTCGAAGTCCTCAGCAACGCAAGCAACACTTACAACACTACTGTGCCCATCGAGCTGCACTCCCCTACTGGTCGCCAGCTCAAGTTGGTCTGGGTCAATCATGGCGAACAGCCACGACTccagaaaataaaagatggCATTGATACTCTGCTCGATATCGAATATGGCGATGCCCTGGTGAGAATCACGCGCGCCCCAAACACGGCTGAAGCGAGTACATTGGCGCTTGCCCGTAGAGGCGGTCGATTGATTGAGCTTCGGCTCCCCTTGGATGGCTCGCCGTCTTGGAAGTTTGACTATGACCAGGATGCCTATCTAACAAAGGTTAAGAATCCTGCCGGCCTTGAAGAAGACATTGTTTACACCAAAAAGGGTCATCAGCTACCCAGAGGCGCTCCACAGGAATACATCCCGTATGTGTCTTTGCACACCCAGTCGCCTGGAaatggccagccagccatcaAAACCAGATATAGCTTCTCAAACAAAAACTTTCTTGGATTCGGCAGTGGCTTTGACTGGAAGGAGGGCGAAGACAATCTATACCGTACGCGGGAAGATTACCGCTACTCGTCGACGGTACAAGTGGACGGAGGAGCGACAACCAAGTACACCTACAACAGAttccacctcctcctcagtAGCGAGATGTCCAAAGGGGTAATAGAGACAACGCAGACGACCATCTATCATATGCTCAACGGCAGGTTCGATGAGCAACCAGCACAATACCAGCTGCCCAAGAGTGTCCAAACAACCTACCAAGACACTACAAGGCGGTCTCAACGCGTGGAAACTACACAATATGCCTTTGATGACTGGGGCAATTCAACTCAGGTTATTCAACCAACCGGTGTCAAAATCGATCGCGAGTACTATCCGCCTGCTGGTGAAGCAGACCATTGTCCGGGGGATCCACACAAGTTCCAACGCCATCTCAAGTGTACAACTGTGACGCCTGCACCAAGCACGTTCAAGACTCCAATCAGCAGACATCAGATTGTTTATAGCCAGCTACCAACCGCTGCTGGTGCAGCCTACGCCAGCTATTTCGTGGCTTctaaagaagagaagactcACCAAGACGACCAAGAAATTGCCAGCCTACAGCGTTCCTACGTGAATGAGCCAGCATCCCGGGATCATGGGCGCCTTGCGCAAGATACCACACGCGTGGCTGGGAAATACCCTACGACAACTAGCTGGACCTATCAACGCCCTACTCTTGGGCGCCTGACGCAGGCCACCGAGATCAAGAACTTCGATGGGAGCACTATCAACGAGACGGCAAGCTTTTCGTTGTTGTCTGGTCTGGTCCTGATGCACCAAGACTCAGCTGGGGTTCAAACAGACTTTGAATATGATTTGACTGGCCAACTAGTGAAGAAGACCATTTCCCCCGGCACCCAATACGAGGCAACTGAGCGGATCGACTACATCATCGTATCTGATAAAGCCGGGTACCGTGTAACCATGACAGACACCAAAGGTGTTCAGACGAGATACTTTACCGACGGCTTACAAAGAGTTTGTCGGGTTGAGGAGCAAGATGATCAAAACCAAGTCTTCCGCCTTGTGCAGGAACACACCTACGACTCGCTCGGCCAATGCACGGCAGTAGTCGATACTGACTGGATCAGAACAGCAGCAAGTATTGATCCAGTACCGCAGCAAAGGACTCGTCTGATGAGCTATGATGACTGGGGCCATGTCTGTCGAGTTACCGAAAGTGATTCTGTCGTCACGTCAACCTTTATGGATCCAGTCACTCTCACTTGCAGAGAGGATGTCAACGGCCAGAATAAAAGACTAACACGATTCAACAACTTTGGCGCACCAACAAAGATATCTTTGCTGAATAGAGACGACAGCGTGTATGCCACGGCAGAGTCCATGTACGACGGCCTGGGGCGTTTAGTTGAGCAGAGAGATGCCATGGGGCGTACCACGCAGTATCAACTGGACGTCTTTGACCGCATCACCCGGACTACCTGGCCTGGGAGCCGTGTAGTAGACACTGCCTTTGATCCACAGACAGCGTCCGCGTTCCCTATATCGATCGAGACAAATAAACATGTCTTGGCTGGCCAATCATTTGATGGACTTGGCCGAGTCACGAGCAGACAGGTCGGTGGTCGCACCGCAAAGAATACTTACGAAGGCAGTGCGCCCAAACCTGCGACAGTTATAACACCCAAGGGAGATGCATACAAACTTACATATGAGCCGCACTTGAACTATGCCCTCATGAAAAGCTTGGGCGTTAATGATCAGTCGAATTATCGATACGATGCCAAATCTTTCGCCCCACTACAGCTCGATGATTCTTATTGCACCAATAGTCTCGACTATTTACCATCAGGATTATTATCGAAAGAAACCGTTTGCTTCAAAAATGGGCCAAAGTACTCTGCGACGTCGACCTATTCAATGGCCGGTAGGCTACAATCCTACACCGATCCAAATGGACAACGCCAAGAGATTCAATATGACGATCAAGGTCGACCTCAAAGACTGGCCCAAGGGGCTTTGAACGTGACTTATGCTTATGATGATGCAAGCCGCCTGTCTACAAGCAGCGTTCAGAAGGAAGGGGGTACTAGCTTGACCACACGTCTCGCATATGATGACTTTGGTCGTGAAATCAAGAGAACAGTCTCCAAGGGGAACGAGACGCTCTATCAGTCAAGTCAGACGTACTATGAAACAGGCCATGCCAAAACACGCtgcttggaagatggcaaaggTCAATCGTTACGCCAGGAAATCTTTCAATACGACGAGCTCGATCGTTTGGTGGATTATCAGTGTACGGGACCCCAGTCTCCAACTAATGAGAAagggctccagctccaacgcCAGAGCTTTGCCTTTGGGAGCTATGACAACCTGACCCAAATTACGAGTGTGTTCCAAGACGGAAGCCGGAACGTGGCCGAGTACTTGTATAACGCTCAAGATGTGACTCAAGTCACCCTGGTCACCAATACGCATCCAAGCTACGATGCGCGGGTTGACTTGAAGTATGACCAGAACGGATGTCTGATCCAAGACGACCAGCTGAACAAGCTAGAATACGATGCCATGAGTCGCCTCACCGCTGTAACGGATCGCAAAGGTAATCTTCGTAGCCAGTATCATTATGACGCGTCCGGAAAACTAGTTGGCCAGGTAATTCCCGGCAAGGCTGAGTATCATCTTCATTATAGGGGAGACAAGCTGATTGGCTTTACCTCGGGAGACCAGCAAGTCAGCTATGTATCTGATGGTGCCAGATACTGGGGACAGATATCGAAGCAGGGGAACTCTACAGATACTGAGACATGGGCATCTGACGGCCACGAGTCCATCATGGCTTTGATTGGCAACGATGGATCGGAGCATTACCAGCAATACACGCCATATGGGTTCAGCAACCTGGGAGATGGCCAGAACAGCCCCTCCGTCGGCTTCAACGGCCAATGGCGCGACCCGGTCACCGGCTGGTACCATCTCGGCAACGGCTACCGCGTCTATAACCCGGTCCTCATGGTGTTTCACTCGCCAGACTCATGGAGCCCCTTTACTTCGGGCGAGATCAACCCCTATGCGTACTGTCTTGGAGACCCCATCAACCGCATCGATCCAAGCGGGCACTTCAGTCTCTTTGGCATAGAATTTACCTGGCGCGATGTTGCCATCATGGCAGTCGGACTAGCAGTGGGCATCGCCTTTGGTGTTGCGACTGGTGGCGCAGGATTCGCCATTGAAGTTGGCCTCGGGATCGCGGTAGGCGCGGCCTCAGATGTGGTCACCGGCATGGTCTACGATGGCGCTACCGGCAAGGGCATTTCCTGGAGCAGCGTCGGCACCGATGCTGCGTATGGCGTTATCGGCGGCCTCGTGGGTGAGGGCGTCGGCAGAGCCATTGGTGCAGCAGGCAAGGCGGCCATTCGTGGACTCAAGGGCGCTCACGAAGCCGTCAGCACGTTTGTGAGAAGTGCGGAAAAGCTAAAGATTGCTGGTGGGAAACCGAAAGCAAAGCTGAGCCTGGCTCCCGAAACATCTCTtagaacaaggccaagggtCCCAGAGATTGATGAATTGCATGGTAGGATCCAAAGGGCGGCGCGTGTTGATATGCCCGACCTACCGACGCTCCGCGAGCAACTAGAGACACTACGCAATACACACTTCAATCGACCTGAAGCAAACAAAACCTACACTTGGAGGGATCCCGCGAGTATCGATCAGAGGCTAAGCGAGACAGAAATCGATAAATATAACCATTTTCGAGATCTGGTTAGAAGACAAGGGCTACACCCCAGGAGTGCCGCTGGCGAGATTGGCGATTCCGACTTCAAATTGCTGGACAAAAATCAGTCCCAATACCAACTGAGGCTCAGTCGTTCTGGTCGggtttcttttacttttgtCAACAATGTGATTGATGATTTCCAGTTTGGGCATACATGA